The DNA region GGCTTTCGGCTCGGGGACCGACTGGAAGAGGGCGATGATGTCGCGCAGCTTGGGAGGGAGGAGGGAGGCGTCCACGGATTCCAAATCTTGGTCCTGCTgccgctgctgctgctgctgggcTCGGAGGGGGATGGGGGAGGATCTTGGGAGAGATTGGAAGGAGATTGGGGAGGAGAAAAGGAGCGACCTTGATAGGCAAAGGAAGGAGGAGGCGTTGGAAGGGAAAGAGGACGACGAATTTGGGAGGAGCTTGGGAGAGGCGACGCGGCGGAGAGCGAAAGAGGAGATGGAAGACGACGCCATGGCTGGACACGGGGAGAGACGGAAGCTGGATGGATCTCTCCTTTTGTGCGTGTCCTTATCGGATCCTAAAATTCATACCCGATATCGGATTTGGATTGTCTAGCTACTTCCCGAACCCGATTTTTTGGAAACCCCCTTCTGTTTCCGGCATTGACTGTGACCACTGAATCAAAGTCAAACATGAGGTTCCGCCTATGCAACTGCAAAACATGTGGGTTAACGTAATTTTTGGATCGGGTCGGTCGGGTCTTATTTCTGATATAAACTGATCCGATTTCATCAGCAGGCCCACTTAGGCCCACCATTTCAAAGGCCCAGTGGCATTGTCGTAAATTCATGCAACattgaaaccctaggtcgattcCGTTCCTTCTATAAAAATCCAGCGAGGGCGCAACATTTGTTATCTTCTCGTGGTGGCAGCCGCGCTTCATACTCTTCCAGGATGTCGAAGCGAGGTAATCCTCTCGATCTCTCTGCGGACTGCTCGTGATTGATGGGATCTGCTGTTGATTATCTTCGTCGTGGAGAAAGTTGAGTTTTTGTGAcgttttttatttctatttgcgGCCTTTCTTAGGTCGCGGAGGAACGGCGGGGAACAAGTTCCGGATGTCTCTGGGTCTACCAGTGGCGGCGACGGTGAACTGCGCTGATAACACCGGAGCGAAGAACCTCTACATCATTTCTGTGAAGGGGATCAAGGGCCGCCTTAACCGTTTGCCTTCTGCCTGCGTCGGGGACATGGTTATGGCTACCGTCAAGAAGGGGAAGCCTGATCTTCGGAAAAAGGTCATGCCTGCTGTCATTGTTCGTCAGCGGAAGCCGTGGCGCCGAAAGGACGGCGTATACATGTACTTCGAAGGTATGCTGATTGATCTCTATATTCAAGTAGatttttttgtatatatttgattCATAACTTATTGTAAGGTATAGTTTTTTAATCCACTGACTGCATGCCACTATGCTTGGATTGAACGTGGTTGATTAATAACAAGTTGATAATGACCTTAAGTCTTCTCTCTAATTTCTTATTCGGTTCTATGCAATTTCTTACTGAAGTACCCTCTCTTACAGTTAGCTTATGTGGAAGTTTGTGATCGTAGTGATGTGATTTAATTCAAGGGCAATAATTTTGTTTGCTGATTCCTGGTTGTAACAATTACCGTTAGGGATGGGAGAAACAAGGATAAGTGTCTGCCAACAATGTTATTATGTAGGTTTTAAAGTCTCCTCCCCAACCTTCAGTATCTGTCTACTGCTTACATCACCTTGACTTCTACATGGTAGTGTGTGCTTCTACACTGgaaaatatatcatttttttttaacttctttccACTGGTAACATTGGCGACAAAACACTGGCATTAAGAACGACAAGGTGTCCTGGTCTGGGATAGGAGGGTCAAGCCTAAACTACTTCCAATAGTGCTTTTATATGTATTTGGATCGTCACCCCCTGAACCTTCCGTATCTGTGTGCTGTTAATATCGTCTTGCCTTTCACATGGTAGTTTACTGCTTATGTTCCTACACTCTGAAGATTGTTTGACTCTTGGTTTCCCCCATAAATTGTGTTTGTTTATCCGTATGATATGCAATTTGTCACATTGAtaggtaaattatttttttatgtatCATTGGCTTATTTACCATTTTCCAAATATTACATTTTTGCGTCTCTGTTATAGTTATTTCTGTATGTATCCCTGTTCTATGTAGGATACACTTTTTACATGTTGTATTGTCTCTTTTTAATTTTTGCTGCCACTATAGCCTGTTAACTATTCATGGACTGATTCCAAACCAGtaacttattattttattctgcTTTTTGAGTGTTTTCATTGACATTTTCTCAATTATCTGTTGCTTTTGCTTTTCCAATCATACAGACAATGCGGgagtgattgttaatccaaaggGTGAAATGAAAGGTACTATACCATGCTGTTTGGTTCTTGAACCCTTTGTGGTTTGATCATTTCAGGACTTCGTTAACTGTTTGATTGTGTCAGGATCTGCAATCACTGGACCAATTGGCAAGGAATGCGCAGACCTGTGGCCAAGGATTGCAAGTGCAGCAAATGCAATTGTGTAATTTGCTTAAGTTCAACCGCTGAGTTTTTAATGTTCACTTTTCAGACATTGGTTAGGCACCAAGGTTCTTTAGATTACTTGTTGAGtagtttttattttgaaaaacccGTGGAATGTTTCCATGTAGTGCTGATTCTACCATTTTGGATTTTGAACTCAATACTCTTTTTGGTGGTTCGTGAATTTCCAGTTGTGATAAATGATGATTTCTGGTGATTTTTTCGATCAAATTACTCTAGTTATTTACCACTgtgatttttggtttttaaaagaataaaaaaataatttaattttatgtttcaaCTGTTACGAATAAGGATTATGTGCTAGATTTTATTTCTTTgatccttttttttttcataattattgTATTTTAATTGTGGCTTAGTAAAATAGTAGAAATTAATTGCTGGTGTATGATACTGCTTAATTAATTAGATTCAAATTTGAATATTTCGATTTCTTCAATATCAGTTAATTTTAAGGCAAAAACattgtaattaaaattaaatgtcattATTCTCACCAATTtatgttgataattttttttaaaaatggttACTTTATGTTAAATGTGTTAACGTAAGAAATGGCAGAAATTGGTTTCTCACAAATTAACAAGATAAACCTGGGTGTTGTCAGTTTAGAGTTTAGGGGTATATATATTAATGGTTAGTAGTCATCGAATTGGTCTAGTGACTGGATTGACGGATGTTAGGATTATGATTCCTAAATAAAAGACAAACATTTTCTAATACAAATAAGAAGTATGCCCTTtaattgaaataaaattaaaactcgaTGCAATATAAAAGCTTCTTAAAAATGCTAAAattgaaataaattaaaattttataacatatataattttaatttaatattatcctATGAAAtttaagtatattttttttccatACCTTGACCATTTGTATTAATAGTTAATTATAAAATACGAtactcaaataataataaaataataagataatttgaaaataatcttaacggatttttttaagaatttttaaaaatttttctcgaAATTTTTCGAAACTTGTATGACGaatttaaggggatcaattattagtCATGGGAAAATCTGTTTGAAATACTAataagtgagagttgattgaggaatgtaCCTAAGGTTTGATTAAGCAAAACCTAAGTTAAATTCATTTTATTTCCTCCACTTTTTTCCTCCTGACTCCTCGCGCGCACCGACCCCTCCTCATCGTGCCGTAGCCGACTCTCCTTCCCAACTCGACGTCGAGCCCCTCTCCTTCCCCGATGTCCTCCTCATCGGCTGATCTCTTCCCCTCCTCTGCGTCACCGGCGCGGATCCAGCCACTACCCTCTCCCTTGCGTCGTCTCCTCAGCCGACGACGCCCTTGGAACCTTGAAGCCGCAGCGCTGCCTCCTCTTCTCATCGCGGACGCCAAGCACTCGCCGGAAACCGAAGCCACCACCGTCtacttcctctgccctagcgccgacggCCTCCCTCTACCCTAGCTCCCGATTGCCGCCGACCTTCTCCCCGGCCAGGATCGAGAGCTTCGACGTCGACAGCTACGAGCTCCGATCGCCGTAGTCAGCGGCTGAGTGTGAGACGCAGGTGCCCTGTGATTGCAACCGCCCACCCTTCTCCACAGAACCGTGTGAAGCCGACCATCGTCCACGCGAGCACCGCGGACACTGCTCTACCGGCGGCAACCATCGCCTGTGCCCTAACCCGAATCCAGTGAGGCCATTgcctttcttttctctctttgCCACGGGACGTCACAACCCATATCTTAGATGGTTTCACTAGTCACCGTGAGTAGTCGCTACTCATCGGAGAACAAGAAACAGAAGGTAATCAAATTCTTAACCTAAGCATTGTTGCTCTATCTTAATTCTGTTTAGAATTTGGGGCTGTTAAATTAGGAGGAGAAGGAAAGGTGAGCAGCAAGGTTCTTCGGCTGCGAGCCCTACAATAGAGCTTTGAGATTTGGGTGAGTTATTGGAATTGATTCAAGTTTGTTTATCCTAAGTTGATTATGGCATGCTTAGGGTTAAAGTTGGATTAACTCAAGTTTAGGCGGTAAAATTGTTTTACCGAGACCTAAACATATATTGGGGGTTAAACGACGATCATATTTTGATTGGAGTTATCCTATATAGgttttgagattttatttagctatttgctatatgtgtaattagctaaatacatttaTGTCATCGCAGGATATTGATTCTAGATGGGCGTCTTGACGTAAGATTTCTGGTCATGATCGACTGATAAAGACGAATACTTCTGACTTATCTCTTTGATATAGTCGTTTTAAATATGCATAATAGTATATAGCTAGTAACAATGATTATGTTTGCATTTGTTTTAGTATGCCACTATTTGGTTCTTGTAGTATGTCTATATTCGTATCTGTTATACATTCATGCTTATATCATATTGATTGTTGCCATGTGTACTCCTGTTCTTAGAAATAGTGACATACATTGACCTATTGTGTAGTAGACTTGTTATTTgccatatctgatttgtgtacttaGATTTATGATTCCTAAATCATTAtatgatttatttcctttttgtacattttatatggaggtgtatactgtcagtatctacatgcttagtgtcatgcaccatcttgcatgattgcatgctgagcgattgtcggctctattattgttgagcacatcgccagttacataatCTAGACACACCACTTATGGGTTAGTTGTaaatcaggcagggtgtgtgcagtttgctctatcagggctccgctggtccactcatgggcaGCGATGACTGCAGCGTGTAGCGGGCACGGATTCCTCCCCTTGACcatgatacagggagatgagagcattgagctcccccactccgtttggggtaggaggataggtgtactccgacaacatcctatccactcggtcactcaggaacAGTGATAACAGAGTGCACAgttatcatagccctacccacccagtctcaccatcgcgtgtgagatggttgactggtgtcagaGGTGACCATGCCATTTTTATATCATATGTATGAATTACATTTAttatttgtgcttgctgcattatgtatgatgcattttggtggttgcatatgaatgacatgcatacaggtgatattttgtatctggtctgacgacccttatttCCGGATAGGAGGTTCTGGTACAGTTTCTTCAGTCTTTTCAGTCTTCATTTCCTACTTTTGTTCAAGAAACTGAACCGCATAATTATTACTGTTAGTTATGccttattatgcatgtttatccGGTATccactgagttcttgaactcaccctgTTGATTATTCTTATTTCAGGTTGAAACTGTCAGGAGGttctagttgctagtccccttGCCACAAGGATTTTCgctttggtcttttggttttctgttTATTTGCTTAGAGCTATGTTTCAGACTTGTTCTAGTTTTGCACTCTGGATTTTGGGTGTTTTGTTTTAAGGCATTGTAATGGTTGAACTTTTGCTTGCTTGGTGGATTTTCTATTTGGTATGTTTAGCTACGCACCAGCCGGtaggcagaagaggtaagtttggaTGTTGTTTTCGATTTCTTTTCATATTGTGATGACATTCGGAGGCTGAtatattataactgcgtggattgtttatttttgtatgtcATATATATTCCAACCATGTTGGCTGATGAGTGTgagccctgagggctttgtagtaatgtttcagattatCATCTGCATAGAAGAGATACTGCTGAAATTTCCTCGGTAGGGACTCCCCCAGGGCGTGACATtaatagtcacccgtgatttacttcTTTCGTGTTGACTTAGGGATAGATTGATGGAGGCGTTGTGGGTGAACCTTTTGTCGCATTGACAATTGAGTGTAAATATGTACCCTCGATTTACTTTTATTGGAGCGTTTAGATGGGCTTTTAAGTGGCCGGATTTATATTCAATCGCTTATGAATGTACAAGATAAGGATGTATAAGATATCAAATCTctctatatatttattatttattattttttattgagcTCATGACAAtccgattttatttttaagatttatagattaaattatagtattaaccgtaaaaaaaattcaaattgaaaaaaaatttagtcACACCAACTCTTAACAACGTAACATAAAAAATATCATTAA from Zingiber officinale cultivar Zhangliang chromosome 4B, Zo_v1.1, whole genome shotgun sequence includes:
- the LOC121975838 gene encoding 60S ribosomal protein L23, whose product is MSKRGRGGTAGNKFRMSLGLPVAATVNCADNTGAKNLYIISVKGIKGRLNRLPSACVGDMVMATVKKGKPDLRKKVMPAVIVRQRKPWRRKDGVYMYFEDNAGVIVNPKGEMKGSAITGPIGKECADLWPRIASAANAIV